From a single Micromonospora pallida genomic region:
- a CDS encoding putative bifunctional diguanylate cyclase/phosphodiesterase, which yields MNETDRQLRLLVGLVVVLAAGTEVAAVWVAVLTRLPTTAGDVAMLAMLTVLIFLSASTKARIRIRSTTHSISWNEMAIIIGVAVAPTPWVILCTGLGVALGSRKLPAIKMAFGIGKNVLVAGTAGLVLVAFDWSWPPAGVAGLVVPVAVAYLAAALVDDLLAIPVIALASRTRISRQFRSNLDLRLVGFAVRFAVALCTLVILQADTRLLLAVPPLVLSLHLAYSHRIQTRTEQQAWQRLARTTDALNSVDLDRVLTTAVTQAAELFSADEVEVELHDGPRSVRGNSHTITHDGPIGEPTTVDGAVVPIPLEGHERGLEVGVLRLRFRGPVRLTEREQYTLRTFASALCTAVRNAQAYAELARAAADHAYAATHDALTGLANRRHLLDQGSAQLNGRHADGVTALALIDLNHFKEINDTLGHAAGDRILVQVAARLREATRDDDLVARLGGDEFAVLLRGLPAPAMAAHRTEALLTALHEPFDLDGMRISVEASGGIAAAPSTGGMAELLRRADVAMYQAKRNGQRIASYTPARDTADLGRLALGGDLPRAVADHEFAVNFQPIVDLATGEVVGAEALARWHHPTNGTVDPARFIEAVERSGLLPAFAEAVLDQALLALVSWREAGFDIPVAVNVSPRSLLDARFPGSVLARLRAHDLPPDRLMLELTENLTLSQLDIVDRVLGRLRDEGVRLALDDFGTGYSSLSLLSRIPVHEIKIDRTFVTDMESSAEATAVIRSTLDLGRSLDLTVVAEGVESEPQRRALWELGCLAGQGHLFARPMPASRFLAALHRGAGGRPGTLAPPLHDAGAVIRLAPGRRANGRNRTDRLPHSPA from the coding sequence ATGAATGAGACCGATCGGCAGCTTCGACTGCTTGTCGGTCTCGTCGTCGTGCTGGCGGCAGGGACCGAGGTGGCGGCGGTCTGGGTCGCCGTGCTCACCCGACTCCCGACGACAGCCGGTGACGTCGCGATGCTGGCGATGCTGACCGTGCTGATCTTCCTCAGCGCGTCGACGAAGGCACGAATTCGTATCCGGTCGACCACCCATTCGATCAGTTGGAACGAAATGGCAATCATCATCGGTGTGGCGGTCGCCCCCACACCGTGGGTGATTCTCTGCACCGGTCTCGGCGTCGCCCTGGGTTCCCGCAAGCTGCCCGCCATCAAGATGGCCTTCGGCATCGGCAAGAACGTGCTGGTCGCCGGGACCGCCGGCCTCGTCCTCGTCGCGTTCGACTGGTCCTGGCCCCCGGCCGGGGTCGCCGGCCTCGTCGTCCCGGTGGCCGTCGCCTACCTCGCCGCCGCCCTCGTGGACGACCTGCTCGCCATCCCGGTCATCGCGCTCGCCTCCCGCACCCGCATCTCCCGCCAGTTCCGCAGCAACCTCGACCTGCGCCTCGTCGGCTTCGCGGTGCGATTCGCAGTCGCCCTCTGCACCCTGGTCATCCTCCAGGCCGACACCCGGCTGCTGCTGGCCGTACCGCCGCTCGTCCTCAGCCTGCACCTGGCCTACTCACACCGCATCCAGACCCGCACCGAGCAGCAGGCCTGGCAACGGCTCGCCCGCACCACCGACGCGCTCAACTCGGTGGACCTCGACCGGGTGCTCACCACCGCGGTCACCCAGGCCGCCGAACTCTTCTCCGCCGACGAAGTGGAGGTCGAACTGCACGACGGCCCGCGCAGCGTCCGCGGCAACAGCCACACGATCACCCACGACGGACCGATCGGCGAACCCACCACCGTCGACGGCGCGGTCGTCCCCATCCCCCTCGAAGGACACGAGCGAGGCCTCGAGGTCGGCGTCCTGCGGCTACGCTTCCGCGGCCCGGTACGCCTCACCGAACGCGAGCAGTACACCCTGCGCACCTTCGCCTCGGCCCTGTGCACGGCCGTCCGCAACGCCCAGGCGTACGCCGAACTGGCCCGCGCCGCCGCCGACCACGCCTACGCCGCCACCCACGACGCCCTCACCGGCCTGGCCAACCGACGACACCTGCTCGACCAGGGCAGCGCCCAGCTCAACGGACGCCACGCCGACGGCGTCACCGCCCTCGCGCTGATCGACCTGAACCACTTCAAGGAGATCAACGACACCCTCGGCCACGCCGCCGGCGACCGGATCCTGGTGCAGGTGGCCGCCCGACTGCGCGAGGCGACCCGGGACGACGACCTGGTGGCCCGGCTCGGCGGCGACGAGTTCGCCGTCCTCCTACGCGGCCTGCCCGCCCCGGCGATGGCCGCCCACCGCACCGAGGCCCTGCTCACCGCCCTGCACGAACCCTTCGACCTCGACGGCATGCGGATCAGCGTCGAGGCCAGCGGCGGCATCGCCGCCGCACCCAGCACCGGCGGCATGGCCGAACTGCTCCGCCGCGCCGACGTCGCCATGTACCAGGCCAAACGCAACGGCCAACGAATCGCCAGCTACACCCCGGCCCGGGACACCGCCGACCTCGGTCGGCTCGCCCTCGGCGGCGACCTGCCCCGGGCCGTCGCCGACCACGAGTTCGCGGTCAACTTCCAACCCATCGTCGACCTCGCCACCGGCGAGGTGGTCGGCGCCGAGGCGCTCGCCCGCTGGCACCACCCCACCAACGGCACCGTCGACCCGGCCCGCTTCATCGAAGCCGTGGAACGCTCCGGTCTCCTTCCCGCCTTCGCCGAGGCCGTCCTCGACCAGGCCCTCCTCGCCCTGGTGAGCTGGCGGGAAGCCGGCTTCGACATCCCGGTCGCGGTCAACGTCTCCCCACGCAGCCTGCTCGACGCCCGTTTCCCCGGCTCGGTCCTCGCCCGGCTACGCGCCCACGACCTCCCCCCCGACCGGCTGATGCTGGAACTGACCGAGAACCTCACGCTCAGCCAACTCGACATCGTCGACCGGGTCCTCGGCCGGCTCCGCGACGAGGGCGTCCGCCTCGCCCTGGACGACTTCGGCACCGGCTACTCGTCGCTCTCCCTGCTCTCCCGGATCCCGGTCCACGAAATCAAGATCGACCGGACCTTCGTCACCGACATGGAGAGCTCCGCCGAGGCGACCGCCGTCATCCGTTCCACCCTCGACCTCGGCCGCAGCCTCGACCTCACCGTCGTCGCCGAGGGCGTGGAGAGCGAACCGCAGCGCCGCGCACTCTGGGAACTCGGCTGCCTCGCCGGCCAGGGCCACCTCTTCGCCCGTCCGATGCCCGCCAGCCGATTCCTCGCCGCCCTGCACCGGGGGGCCGGCGGCCGCCCCGGCACCCTCGCCCCACCCCTGCACGACGCCGGCGCGGTGATCCGCCTCGCCCCCGGCCGCCGAGCGAACGGACGGAACCGGACGGACCGTCTGCCACACTCACCCGCGTGA
- the moaC gene encoding cyclic pyranopterin monophosphate synthase MoaC yields the protein MTEPAQLTHLDPAGAARMVDVSAKPVSGRRAVAAGRLRTTPEVIGLLRRDGLPKGDALAVGRLAGIMGAKRTPELIPLCHPIALHGVTVDFELTDDTVEITATARTADRTGVEMEALTAVATAGLALVDMVKAVDPAASVDAVRVLRKEGGKTGDWLRPADRP from the coding sequence GTGACCGAACCCGCCCAGCTCACGCACCTCGACCCGGCGGGCGCGGCCCGCATGGTCGACGTCTCCGCCAAGCCGGTCTCCGGCCGCCGGGCCGTCGCCGCCGGACGGCTGCGGACCACCCCCGAGGTGATCGGGCTGCTCCGCCGGGACGGACTACCCAAGGGCGACGCGCTCGCCGTGGGTCGCCTCGCCGGCATCATGGGCGCCAAGCGCACCCCGGAGCTGATCCCGCTCTGCCACCCGATCGCCCTGCACGGGGTGACCGTGGACTTCGAGCTGACCGACGACACGGTGGAGATCACCGCGACCGCGCGGACCGCAGACCGGACCGGCGTCGAGATGGAGGCGCTCACCGCGGTCGCCACCGCCGGGCTCGCCCTGGTCGACATGGTCAAGGCCGTCGACCCGGCGGCCTCCGTGGATGCGGTACGCGTACTCCGCAAAGAAGGCGGCAAGACCGGCGACTGGCTGCGGCCGGCGGACCGACCGTGA
- a CDS encoding MogA/MoaB family molybdenum cofactor biosynthesis protein: protein MIRARVIVASNRAAAGVYADTSGPILVGGLRELGCAVDDPVVVPDGEPVGQALRSAVADGLDVVLTSGGTGVTPTDRTPDVTRAVLDYEIPGIAEAIRAYSRGTVPTSVLSRGLAGVAGRTLVVNLPGSTGGARDGLAVLGPILAHTVDQLRGGDH from the coding sequence GTGATCCGGGCCCGCGTGATCGTGGCGTCCAACCGGGCCGCCGCCGGGGTGTACGCCGACACCAGTGGCCCGATCCTCGTCGGCGGCCTGCGCGAACTCGGCTGCGCGGTCGACGACCCGGTGGTGGTGCCCGACGGCGAACCGGTCGGGCAGGCGTTGCGCAGCGCGGTCGCCGACGGGCTGGATGTGGTGCTGACCAGCGGCGGCACCGGCGTCACCCCCACCGACCGGACCCCGGACGTCACCCGCGCTGTGCTCGACTACGAGATTCCCGGGATCGCGGAGGCGATCCGGGCGTACAGCAGGGGCACCGTACCCACCTCGGTGCTCTCCCGGGGCCTCGCCGGGGTGGCCGGGCGGACCCTGGTGGTGAACCTCCCCGGCTCCACCGGTGGGGCCCGCGACGGGCTGGCCGTGCTCGGCCCGATCCTCGCCCACACCGTCGACCAACTGCGCGGCGGCGACCACTGA
- a CDS encoding molybdopterin molybdotransferase MoeA — MEDPAGATLPVGWEEARARVYAAGRDAALSVVTRPLAEADGHTLAEPLTPRTDLPAFPTSSVDGWAVRGPGPWRIVGRVLAGSTPEPLTGDGTTVEIATGAMVPEGTSAILRIEESTRTADGRVAGTPRPAPEWRPTGEEARAGEELLPAGTPVDPGLIGLAASCGHDSLPLRRPPRAGLIVFGDELLTAGPPGAGRVRDALGPAVPAWLRRYGCQVRPADVVGPVADTLPAHVAALRAALTGTDPTGAALTGADPTGADLVCTTGGTMHGPVDHLHPALQALGADYVVNTVAVRPGFPMLLARLVGDDGRARFVAGLPGNPQSAIVALVSLVAPLLAGLQGRPMPVLPYATLAAPIRGRGSYTHLALVRLDATTGTAHPVRHVGSAMLRGLAGADGFAVIRPDTTGETGARVPVVPLPLLPGERTS, encoded by the coding sequence GTGGAGGACCCGGCCGGCGCGACCTTGCCGGTCGGCTGGGAGGAAGCCCGCGCCCGGGTCTACGCGGCCGGCCGGGACGCCGCGCTTTCCGTGGTCACCCGACCGCTCGCCGAGGCCGACGGGCACACCCTCGCCGAGCCGCTGACCCCCCGTACCGACCTGCCCGCCTTTCCGACCTCCAGCGTGGACGGCTGGGCGGTACGCGGCCCCGGACCGTGGCGGATCGTCGGCCGGGTGCTCGCCGGCAGCACCCCGGAGCCGTTGACCGGGGACGGCACGACGGTCGAGATCGCGACCGGCGCGATGGTGCCCGAGGGCACCTCCGCCATCCTGCGGATCGAGGAGTCCACGCGTACCGCCGACGGTCGGGTGGCCGGGACGCCCCGGCCGGCCCCCGAGTGGCGTCCGACCGGCGAGGAGGCGCGGGCCGGGGAGGAACTCCTGCCCGCCGGCACCCCGGTCGACCCGGGACTGATCGGGCTGGCCGCCTCCTGCGGCCACGATTCCCTACCTCTGCGCCGGCCACCCCGGGCCGGGTTGATCGTCTTCGGCGACGAACTGCTCACCGCCGGCCCACCCGGTGCCGGCCGGGTCCGCGACGCGCTCGGCCCGGCCGTGCCGGCCTGGCTGCGGCGGTACGGCTGCCAGGTGCGTCCCGCCGACGTGGTCGGCCCGGTCGCCGACACGCTCCCGGCCCACGTGGCCGCCCTGCGCGCCGCCCTGACCGGGACCGATCCGACCGGGGCAGCCCTGACCGGCGCCGATCCGACAGGGGCCGACCTGGTCTGCACCACCGGCGGGACGATGCACGGACCGGTGGACCACCTGCACCCCGCCCTCCAGGCCCTAGGCGCCGACTACGTGGTCAACACCGTGGCGGTCCGGCCCGGCTTCCCGATGCTTCTGGCCCGGCTGGTCGGCGACGACGGCCGGGCCCGCTTCGTCGCCGGGCTGCCCGGCAACCCGCAGTCGGCGATCGTCGCGCTGGTCTCGCTGGTGGCTCCGCTGCTCGCCGGCCTCCAGGGCCGACCGATGCCGGTGCTGCCGTACGCCACCCTGGCCGCGCCGATCCGAGGCCGGGGCTCCTACACCCACCTGGCCCTGGTCCGGCTGGACGCCACCACCGGCACCGCCCACCCGGTACGGCACGTCGGCTCGGCGATGCTGCGCGGACTGGCCGGCGCCGACGGGTTCGCGGTGATCCGGCCGGACACCACCGGGGAGACCGGGGCGCGGGTACCGGTCGTGCCGTTGCCACTGCTGCCCGGGGAGCGTACGTCGTGA